The following coding sequences are from one Leucoraja erinacea ecotype New England chromosome 2, Leri_hhj_1, whole genome shotgun sequence window:
- the LOC129716205 gene encoding LOW QUALITY PROTEIN: alanine aminotransferase 1-like (The sequence of the model RefSeq protein was modified relative to this genomic sequence to represent the inferred CDS: deleted 2 bases in 1 codon), with amino-acid sequence MSQLQEVGFEPDGSASPGVGTGSRCWVLVLPRAAGEENRQVDSMSVGGTNGPAGCREKVLTLDSMNQQVKKVEYAVRGAIVLRASAIEKELQQGMSKPFSEVIRANIGDAHAMGQKPITFIRQVLALCTYPQLLCDPNMPEDAKARARKILDACGGHSIGAYTASQGIEVIRQNVAKYIEKRDGGIPSCPDNIFLATGASEAIVTTLKMLVSGEGRARTGVLISIPQYPLYSAAIADLAAVQVNYYLDEEDCWALSVDELRRALRQAGSTVLPGCVCVINPGNPTGQVQSRQVIEDVIRFAAEEKLFLMADEVYQDNVYAAGCQFHSFKKVLFEMGPAYSDLVELASYHSVSKCYMGECGYRGGYVEYVNLDPGVKAELVKLVSVRLCPPVSGQAVVGIITDPPQPHEPSHHTFQEERREVLGALAERARLTEEMFHGVPGIRCNPVQGAMYSFPRFDIPPKAIAAAQAAGQVPDMFFCMKLLEETGICVVPGSGFGQREGTYHFRMTILPQTEKLKVLLTKLKCFYRDFVAQYS; translated from the exons ATGAGCCAATTGCAAGAAGTTGGCTTCGAGCCAGACGGCAGCGCCTCGCCAGGGGTTGGGACGGGGAGTCGGTGCTGGGTTCTGGTGCTGCCGAG GGCTGCGGGGGAAGAGAACCGGCAAGTGGACAGCATGTCGGTGGGTGGGACGAATGGCCCGGCTGGCTGCCGGGAGAAGGTGCTGACCCTGGACTCCATGAACCAGCAAGTGAAGAAGGTGGAGTATGCGGTGAGGGGGGCTATCGTACTACGAGCCAGTGCCATCGAGAAGGAGTTGCAACAG GGCATGAGCAAACCCTTCAGTGAGGTGATCCGGGCCAACATTGGCGACGCACATGCCATGGGGCAGAAGCCCATCACCTTCATCCgacag GTGCTGGCTCTCTGCACCTACCCTCAGCTGCTGTGTGACCCTAACATGCCTGAGGATGCCAAGGCGAGGGCACGGAAGATTCTGGATGCCTGCGGTGGCCACAGCATCG GGGCATACACAGCCAGCCAGGGCATCGAGGTCATTCGGCAGAACGTGGCCAAGTACATCGAGAAACGGGACGGGGGCATCCCATCGTGCCCTGACAACATCTTCCTGGCTACCGGGGCCAGCGAGGCCATCGTG ACCACGCTGAAGATGCTGGTGTCGGGAGAGGGGCGCGCG CGGACAGGAGTGTTGATCTCCATCCCCCAGTATCCACTGTACTCGGCCGCCATCGCTGACCTGGCCGCCGTGCAGGTCAACTACTACCTGGACGAGGAGGACTGTTGGGCGCTGAGTGTGGACGAGCTGCGCCGGGCCCTGCGCCAGGCCGGGAGCACTGTACTccccgggtgtgtgtgtgtaatcaaCCCAGGCAACCCCACAG GCCAGGTGCAGAGTCGGCAGGTGATAGAAGATGTGATCCGATTTGCTGCAGAAGAGAAGCTTTTCCTGATGGCGGATGAG GTGTACCAGGACAATGTGTACGCGGCTGGCTGCCAGTTCCACTCCTTCAAGAAGGTCCTGTTTGAGATGGGCCCGGCATATTCGGATCTAGTTGAGCTCGCCTCCTACCACTCAGTCTCCAAGTGCTACATGGGAGA GTGCGGTTACCGTGGGGGATACGTGGAGTATGTGAACCTGGACCCTGGTGTGAAGGCGGAGCTGGTGAAGCTGGTGTCGGTGCGACTCTGTCCCCCTGTCAGCGGGCAGGCCGTGGTGGGCATCATCACTGACCCTCCTCAGCCCCACGAACCTTCCCACCACACCTTCCAGGAG gAGAGGCGGGAGGTGCTGGGTGCGCTGGCGGAGAGGGCTCGGCTGACGGAGGAGATGTTCCATGGTGTGCCCGGCATCCGCTGTAACCCCGTGCAGGGAGCCATGTACTCGTTCCCCCGCTTCGACATCCCGCCCAAGGCCATCGCTGCAGCTCAG GCGGCAGGACAGGTCCCGGACATGTTCTTCTGCatgaagctgctggaggagacggGCATCTGTGTGGTGCCGGGCAGCGGCTTCGGTCAGCGGGAGGGGACCTATCACTTCAG AATGACCATCCTGCCCCAGACGGAGAAGCTGAAGGTCCTCCTCACTAAACTTAAGTGTTTCTACCGAGACTTTGTTGCCCAGTACTCCTAG